CTGGATGCCGACCTTCTGCATCTCCATGACCATTTCGTTACGCAGGTCGTTCTGGGAGTCGGTCGGGGAAACCGGGAAGTAACCTTCCTTGTGGCGCGGCTTGTAGCCCAGGTTGGGGAATTCTTCGCGGCCGGAGTTCCAGGCGCCTTCAACCGAGTCAACGGCGTAGAAGGACTGGTTGGCGGTCGAGTCGTAACGCACGTCGTCGAAGATGAAAAATTCGGCTTCCGGGCCGAAGAAGGCGGTGTCGCCGATACCGGTGGACTTGAGGTATGCCTCCGCCTTTTTGGCGATGTTGCGCGGGTCGCGGCTGTAGCCTTCCTTGGTGATCGGATCGAAGATGTTACAGATCAGCGACAGGGTCGGAAGAGCGGTGAACGGATCCATTTTGGCGGTGGTGGCGTCGGGGATGATGATCATGTCGGAAGCATGAATGGGCTGCCAACCACGAATGGAAGAACCATCGAAGCCAAGGCCGTCCTCAAATATATCCTCACCGAATTCGCTTATGGGTGTGGAAAAATGCTGCCAGATACCAACAAAATCCATAAACTTGAAATCTACCATCAGTGCGCCATTTTCTTTGGCAAAATCTACTACCTGTTTCGGGGTCATCAGTTTCTCCTTTCGGGGGGATATGTAATAAACCGCTTTTGTGCCTTACAGCGCGTCTTCGCCGGTTTCGCCGGTCCTGATGCGAATCACGGCCTCAACCGACGTCACGAATATCTTGCCGTCGCCAATCCGGCCGGTTTTGGCGGATTGCTCGATGGCTTCCACGACTCTGGAAACAATCGCATCCGATACGATGATTTCGAGCTTGATCTTAGGGATAAAGTCCACGACATATTCGGCGCCGCGATACAACTCGGTATGTCCCTTCTGACGGCCGAAACCTTTGACCTCGCTGACGGTAATACCTTGCACGCCGATCTCATTCAAAGCTTCCTTGACTTCATCAAGCTTGAACGGTTTGATTATAGCTTCGACTTTTTTCAAACGCGTGACCCTCCCTTTCTTGAAATTGGACAGGGGAGATTATATGAATTATCACTCAAATTGCAAGCGGTAAGCTGCCGCATTCCACCGATTATTCTTGCAAACACTTTGCCAAAATCATCACATATAAATTTCAACAATATCAGGCAAATACAATTGCCGGACAAATCAGCACCGCGGATCGGAAAGGCGGTGCTGCACAAAAACAAAGCACCATTGCGGGGATGTGCCCACAAAAGAGGCAGTGCGACAATTCCCGATTACAACGTTTGTTCTTTGAGCTCTTTGATGATTTCAACCTGACGCTGGTTGATGTAGTAGGATATCTGCTGCTGGGAGTGTTTTTCCGGGTAGAATTCCACAAAGCAATTGTAGGGGGCTTCATCCCCCGTTACCTTGATGACCGTTGCGGCAACCCCGACCTCGTGTATCGAACCATTGACCATATCGGGGAGCTTCAGGAACATATTGATGTCGAGCCCCGTGGGCAGTTGTTCCGTGGACATGACATTTATGGAGGCACCGCCAAGGGAGATATCCTTAATGTCTCCCTTGAGAATATCCTCCGCAACTATTATTTCGGCTTCAAGCGGCCTATCGAGGACGACCCTGACAAAGCGGCGCATATCCGACCTGATCTTGGCGTAGCCGAAGTTGCAGAGTATGACCTTTTTCCGGGCAACGTTGACGTAAAAAGCCTCCCCGAACATATCTTCGCGGAAGGAAAATTTTTCATGGGAGCGAATCAGGGCCTTATGTTCCAGGGTAATGACCTTTGCCTGGTACTCATGCACTTCGAATTCAGCCATTTCATTATCAACGTTGACCAACTTGGCATCGTAGGATACCGGAATTTCTTTATAATAATTGAGAAAGGAAAAATTCGTCCCAATCAGTTCTTTCATATTTTGAATAATTACCAAGGAATCTTCGCGCTCGGTCCCTTTAACGATTTTGTCAAAATACTGGAACATCACAAAATTCCCCGGGGAATTGATTGAATTGCAGAAAACACACGACTGTTGTATAAACGGGCAGGACTTTTTTTAACAGAAATGCCTTCGAACGACAAGCACTAATGGAAACAATTATGCACAATCGGCGCACATTCCCCGTGTTCAGGATACAACCCCTTGTAATATTATGGGTGTGCGCATCCATCCCGGCATTGCCCGGGCAGTGCCGCGCCGATATTTACCGTTTCGTTACGGTTGACGGCGTTGAGACGTTCACCGATGCTCCCCAGAACAAGACGGCCAAGGTCGTCATCAAGGAGTATGGAACGCCCGTGTCCAAAAAGAAAAAGAAGGCTGCAAAAAACGAAAAAGTCAGGGATGTCTCCCTGAACGAGGTTGTGGAAAAAACCGTCAACGCCTCGATCAATCCCCGGGAAACGCCACCGGCGAACTTTGAGCCGCACCTGCCGCCGGTGGGCGGGACAATAACCTCGGGGGTCGGCATGCGCATCGATCCCATCGACGGGAGGTTGCGCCACCACAACGGCGTCGACATCGCCATCCCCGAGGGAACGGCCGTCAAGGCGGTTGGACCGGGGGTCGTCGTCTACAGCGGCTTCCGTTCCGGCTACGGTTACACGGTGCTGGTCGAACACGTCAACGGCATGGTCACGCTCTACGGTCACAACAGCCGTCTGCTGGTCGCCCAGGGACAGCAGATTGACGCCGATACGACCATTGCGCTGTCCGGCAGCACCGGACGGTCAACAGGGCCCCACCTCCATTTCGAGGCGTGGCAGGCGGGCGTCAACGTCACACCGGCCTTCATGCCCGGCAGCACCGTGCCCCTGCCCCGGACGCACCTGGCGGCGGCGAAACACAGGAGCAGTTTCCGCAAACAGGTCCTGGCCGACGGCTCGGTTCTCTTCACCAATATCCCCGCCTCCGTTCCCTGATGTACGATCAGATAGAAAAATACAGCCGTAAGCTGATCTCCGACCGCGCGGCCCTGCCGGACCGGATCGCCTTTGCCGCCCAGGACGACGCCGTGATCGCCGCGGGAGACGCCGGGTTGGCCCGCCTGGCGGCCGCCGTTCTCGAACGGCTCAACTGCCTGGCGCTCTGCGCCGCAGCACCGGCCCTCCCCTTCGCCGATTTCTTGTTGCAGCGTGCCGGGAACAACGAGCGGGAGATCGTGCCGCGCGACACCGAAACCCGCACCTTTCTGCACGACATCCCGATCCTGCGCCACAGCGATCTCGGCGCCGATCCCGTGGGGGCCATCGCCCGCGTGCTGGGCAACCGCAAGGGCGTCATCGTCCAAGGCATCGGCATTGTGGCCAGCGGCGCCCTGACCGTCGAACAGGCCTTCATCAACTGGTCCTCCGTGTTCCACTCCACGTTCATCAAGTATCTGGAGGACGTGTTGCGGGACGGCTTCAAGCTGCCCGACGAGGCCCGGGCCTTTGAACACTTCCGCACCAAATGGCTGGCGCGACTTACGGCGGAGGGGCTGATCTTCAGAGACGGCCCCCTGCGGGACAAGGCAGATATCCTCGACGAGATGGCACGGGTGGGACGCTATACGGTGGAACGGGGCCTGGTCGATTCGTTTTTCGGCAACATTTCCTACTCCAACGGCGATCTTATCTACATCTCCCAGACCGCTTCCAGCCTGGACGAACTGGCGGGCTGCATCGACCCGGTCCCCTTTGAAAACAGTTCCACCGTCGGCATCACCGCCT
The genomic region above belongs to Oryzomonas sagensis and contains:
- a CDS encoding M23 family metallopeptidase, which produces MHNRRTFPVFRIQPLVILWVCASIPALPGQCRADIYRFVTVDGVETFTDAPQNKTAKVVIKEYGTPVSKKKKKAAKNEKVRDVSLNEVVEKTVNASINPRETPPANFEPHLPPVGGTITSGVGMRIDPIDGRLRHHNGVDIAIPEGTAVKAVGPGVVVYSGFRSGYGYTVLVEHVNGMVTLYGHNSRLLVAQGQQIDADTTIALSGSTGRSTGPHLHFEAWQAGVNVTPAFMPGSTVPLPRTHLAAAKHRSSFRKQVLADGSVLFTNIPASVP
- a CDS encoding PilZ domain-containing protein, with the translated sequence MKELIGTNFSFLNYYKEIPVSYDAKLVNVDNEMAEFEVHEYQAKVITLEHKALIRSHEKFSFREDMFGEAFYVNVARKKVILCNFGYAKIRSDMRRFVRVVLDRPLEAEIIVAEDILKGDIKDISLGGASINVMSTEQLPTGLDINMFLKLPDMVNGSIHEVGVAATVIKVTGDEAPYNCFVEFYPEKHSQQQISYYINQRQVEIIKELKEQTL
- a CDS encoding class II aldolase/adducin family protein, whose amino-acid sequence is MYDQIEKYSRKLISDRAALPDRIAFAAQDDAVIAAGDAGLARLAAAVLERLNCLALCAAAPALPFADFLLQRAGNNEREIVPRDTETRTFLHDIPILRHSDLGADPVGAIARVLGNRKGVIVQGIGIVASGALTVEQAFINWSSVFHSTFIKYLEDVLRDGFKLPDEARAFEHFRTKWLARLTAEGLIFRDGPLRDKADILDEMARVGRYTVERGLVDSFFGNISYSNGDLIYISQTASSLDELAGCIDPVPFENSSTVGITASSELVAHRRIFETAGCRAILHGHPRFAVVMSMLCDETEHCPIADCWKECPKVRILGGTPVVAGEIGAGGIAKNVPPVIGEPGRAIVYGHGVFTLGRNDFAEAFQALVDVENWCREEYFRRFGERYGEA
- a CDS encoding P-II family nitrogen regulator; translated protein: MKKVEAIIKPFKLDEVKEALNEIGVQGITVSEVKGFGRQKGHTELYRGAEYVVDFIPKIKLEIIVSDAIVSRVVEAIEQSAKTGRIGDGKIFVTSVEAVIRIRTGETGEDAL